One genomic region from Jiangella sp. DSM 45060 encodes:
- a CDS encoding rhomboid family intramembrane serine protease, whose translation MSSSGQVTPRRSVPPALAATLPVFVLVLLMWAEEIVDSLPGVDLDQYGIRPQDAEGLVGIVTAPFLHGGFGHLIANTGAFLVLGCLIAMTTQRFWPVTIGVALVGGFATWLAASPNSVHIGASGLVYGYAAFLVAWGVFSRRALAVVVAVIVVLMYGGIVVGVLPGQPGISWQGHLFGALAGVLMAWLLRGSAAKTPA comes from the coding sequence ACACCGCGTCGATCCGTGCCGCCGGCCCTCGCGGCCACCCTGCCGGTCTTCGTCCTCGTGCTGCTCATGTGGGCCGAGGAGATCGTCGACTCGCTGCCGGGCGTCGACCTCGACCAGTACGGCATCCGCCCGCAGGACGCCGAGGGACTGGTGGGCATCGTCACGGCGCCGTTCCTGCACGGCGGCTTCGGCCACCTCATCGCCAACACCGGCGCGTTCCTGGTGCTGGGCTGCCTCATCGCCATGACGACGCAGCGGTTCTGGCCGGTGACCATCGGCGTCGCGCTGGTCGGTGGGTTCGCCACATGGCTGGCGGCGTCGCCGAACAGCGTCCACATCGGCGCCAGCGGGCTGGTCTACGGCTACGCCGCGTTCCTGGTGGCGTGGGGCGTGTTCAGCCGGCGGGCACTAGCCGTGGTCGTCGCGGTCATCGTGGTGCTGATGTACGGCGGCATCGTGGTCGGCGTACTGCCCGGCCAGCCCGGCATCTCGTGGCAGGGCCACCTGTTCGGCGCGCTGGCCGGTGTGCTCATGGCGTGGCTGCTGCGGGGGAGCGCGGCGAAGACTCCCGCGTGA
- a CDS encoding metalloregulator ArsR/SmtB family transcription factor produces MDDALRAVADPTRRAIMELVRDGERSAGDIATRFPAMSRPAVSQHLRVLADAGLVHVRRDGNRRLYALRPEGLADAAGFIERMWSAQLRRLKEAVENE; encoded by the coding sequence GTGGACGACGCACTGCGGGCGGTCGCCGATCCCACCCGGCGGGCGATCATGGAGCTGGTCCGCGACGGCGAGCGCAGCGCCGGCGACATCGCGACGCGGTTCCCGGCGATGAGCCGGCCGGCGGTGTCGCAGCACCTCAGAGTGCTCGCCGACGCCGGCCTGGTGCACGTGCGCCGCGACGGCAACCGCCGGCTCTACGCGCTGCGCCCCGAGGGCCTGGCCGACGCGGCGGGGTTCATCGAACGCATGTGGTCGGCGCAGCTGCGCCGGCTCAAGGAAGCGGTGGAGAACGAGTGA
- a CDS encoding SRPBCC domain-containing protein, translating to MIEQSIRIDAPPERVWAYLTDPELLGRWWGSAEADARPGGLLRVAMDGGPDPVMRGEFVELTPYERLVFTFGWEPGPGVPDVAPGGSRVEIRLRPDGGGTVVELRHDGLPATLRGETTDGWRTVLGRLANEAAAGLRE from the coding sequence GTGATCGAGCAGAGCATCCGTATCGACGCGCCGCCGGAGCGGGTCTGGGCCTACCTCACCGACCCGGAGTTGCTGGGACGGTGGTGGGGCAGCGCCGAGGCGGACGCGCGCCCCGGCGGCCTGCTGCGCGTCGCGATGGACGGCGGGCCGGACCCGGTGATGCGCGGCGAGTTCGTGGAGCTGACGCCGTACGAGCGGCTGGTGTTCACGTTCGGCTGGGAGCCGGGGCCCGGTGTGCCCGACGTGGCGCCCGGCGGCTCGCGGGTGGAGATCAGGCTCCGCCCGGACGGCGGCGGCACCGTCGTGGAGCTCCGCCACGATGGCCTGCCGGCGACACTGCGCGGCGAGACCACCGACGGCTGGCGGACAGTGCTCGGCCGCCTCGCGAACGAGGCGGCCGCCGGCCTGCGAGAGTGA